In Deinococcus metalli, the DNA window GTCGTGCAGCGGTGGGCCGGAAGTGTCACCCAGTACGGCTGCCTGTGCTGTGGTGGGTTCGGTCGGCAGCGCCAGCATGTGATCCATACGCCGGACTGTGGACTCACGGTGCTCCGTGCTCACGTCGACGCCTATCTGGGCGGCGGTGAAGTGGGGGCCGCCGCCCGCGAGCGCCTGAGGGGACTTTCCGACCGGAACGCGCAGGTGCTCGCTCTGGTCGCAGAGGGCCTGACGAACAGGGACATCAGCGCACGGCTGGGGCTGTCCGACCGAACGGTGCGCAATTACCTTACGCAGATGTTTGCCGTGCTGGACGTACATTCCCGCACCCAGCTGGCGCGACTGGCCTGGCAGGCCGACCTGAGAACCTTGGTGGAGTGAGGGCGGCCCGGTGCGGCCGCTGGACTGACCCGTGGGATGGGTTTCAGGACGACCGCCTCTGCCACAGAATCCTCGCGTGGGCACTCAGGGACGGCGGTCATCGGACGCCCTGAGCGGTACGGCAGTTGCCCGCTCGAACAGACCACAGGTACCGAACGTGTTCCCGCGCTGTTACTCGAACAGCGCCACAGGCCCAGAGGAGCCCGGCTTTAAGCCTCCAGCCGAAAGTTCATCGATGGTGGCGAGGTTCGGGGGGTGGGCGTGCTTATAGCGGGGAATGGGTGTGGTCTTTTTCGGCATGGGCGTCCTCGTCCCCGTCCCCAGACTGGGGACGGGGTGGAGATCAGTCAGGGGTGCTGCGGTAACGGGGCATCCGTTTGTTCACGGACTCACGGGCCGCACCCAGAAGGTGACCGGTCGTCTCGACTGCCTGCCCGTTCACGTCGAGCTGCTGCGCGAGAACCTCCAGCCGGTGATCCAGGGGGCCGGAGCGCAAGACCTGCACCGTCACCGGGGCGACCGCGACCTCAAGGTCGCGCGGGGTGGCCGAGCAGGGCGCCGTGCGGGCCCCCGCGCTGAGCTGCGACTCAGCCAGTTGGAGCTGATCCATCAGGGAGCTGGGCAAGGCCCGGGAGCCGGGCCAGACGATGCCGGCCGGGAGGGTCACGGTGCCACCCTCGCCGATCAGGGCCACCATGCCCTGGACGACCATGAAGCTGTCGCTCGCATCTGGGCCATATTGGACGCGGTGGTAAATCATCAACTTGCCTCTAGCAGGGCAGTCGGGCTGGGCCGCGCGGCCACGTCCCGCCACCAAACACGCCTGTCCTGCCAGCTGGGGCGTGCACGACCTCGCAGGTCTCGGCGAGCAGTATGTGCACCATCCCGGTGAGCACGCGGCCGGTCACCCGCACACCAGTCTGTGCCGGATGCATGCCCTGTAGGATCTTGTTGGTGGCGTACAGGGCGCCCGCAGAGTCCGAGCGCACCACTGATCGCAGGAGGTCTCCTGCCCCGCGATCTCGCGGTCGAGGTGCTGTCGCTGGCTGTGAAAGGGGGGCAACGGACGCGGCACGGACGCCGTCGGAACCTCCTGGGCCGAGGCCGTATCGTGAGGTGGACATGAAGCCACGGGACGTGCGCGCTGCGATCATGGACGAGCTGGCCCTGGCCTGGCTGCAGGTGCCCGGCCATGCGTTCGTGTCGTGGGCGCTCGCCGAGGCGCATGGGCTGAACGTCCTGTCGGTGGGCCGGGCTCTGGTGGAACTTCGGGAGGCCGGGAGCGTCCTGCTGTACCGGCCGGATGGGGACGCGATGCTGGTCTCGGTGGTACTGACACCTCAGGGGCAGGTGGCGTGGATCCATGACCGGGCCGAGTCGTGCCTGCCGGGCGTGCGGGCGCAGCAGCGCCTGGTCTACCAGTTCCTGCAGCAACAGGAACCCATCTCGGCAGCGACGTTGGAGGCGTCCCTGGGGCTGCCGGCGCTACGGGTACATCAGTTGGTGCTGATCATGCGCAGCCTCGGGTCGGTGCAGGCGGCGGTGGATGCGGCGGGGCACTTCACGAAGATCCGGGGGCGCCGGTCTGTGGAGGGCGTTCGGTTGGTAGGTGGGGCGTGATGGTGGGTTCGGACTGATCAGTTCGCGCTGAGAAAGAGGAGTTCTCGGGCCTAGTAGGGAAGAGACGGTGTAAGGGGGAGAGGAGACCCGCTTGTGCTTCCGCCGCTTCGCCCAATTTCCCTCACCCGGTACAGATCCCCAGGCAGGTCGACGGCCGCGTCATGACGCGGACTCGGACGTCCCAACATGTCTCAGTCGGCAAGCCCTGACCGGAGCTCCTGACGGGCACCAGACCACTGCGTCTGGCGCCCGTCTTCGGGTAGACGTGATCAACAGGCCATGTATTTCCGTTGGCCCTGCACGTGATGCGATCCGATCAGTGGGGGAGCAGGCGGGTGAGGAGGCCCAGCAGCAGGGCCTGTTCCTCGGCCGAGAGGGCGGCGGTCACCTCGCCCTCCGCCCGATGGACGTCGGCCAGGGTCTGCTCCAGCAGGGCCGTACCGGCGTCGGTCAGGGCCACGCTGTGCTTGCGGCGATCGCTGGGATCGGCATCACGACGCACCAGGCCACGCTGCTCGAGCAGGTCGACCGTGCGCATGACACTGGTGCGATCCACCCCCACCCGCTGGCTCAACACGATCTGCGCCTGCGGTCCCTCACGCTGGAGCAGCAGGAGCAGTCCGTACTGACGGACGTTCAGCCCGTGGGGCAGGGTGACCTGTTCGGCCTGTCGGTTGAGCCGTTCTCCGACCTTGTTGATCACGAAGCCCAGGTGGTTCAGGAAGCTCGCCGGAAAGGTGGGGTCGCTCTCGGCGGGGGCGTCGGTGGGTTGACTTGAAGGCGCGGCCGCGGTCATGACTGTAGTATATCACACTTGAGATCGTCACAAGTGTGATAGTTTCAATGCGGATGATTCCAGTGCGCCACGTGGATCATCGTCCTACACCCATCCCGTCATCTCCTCCCCAAGGAGTCCAACCATGGCTCAGACCGTCCTGCTCGTCGGAGCCACCGGCATGCTCGGTGGCCGCATCGCCCATCACCTGCTCCTCCAGCCCGACACCACGGTGCGGCTGCTCGTCCGGGCCGCGGACACCCCAGCCAGGCTCGCTGCCCTCCGGCCCCTGCGTGACCAGGGTGCTCAGCTCATAGTCGGCGACCTCGCCGACACGGCCTCGCTCGACCGGGCCACCCAGGAGATCGACGTCATCATCTCTGCCGTGCAGGGCGGTCCTGAGGTGATCGTGGGCGGTCAGGTGGCGTTGGCCCAGAGTGGCGCCCGCCAGGGTGTACGCCGGATGCTGCCCTCGGACTATGCCCTCGACCTGTTCAATGCCACCCCCGGCGAGCACGCGATGTTCGACCTGCGCCGCACGGCAGACGAGCAGATCGCGGCCACAGGGATCGAGCAGGTCAACGTCCTCCAGGGCGCGTTCATGGAGATGTTCGCGCCTGGCGCCGGTGTTTTCGACTATGACGCCGGCACCGTAAGCTTCTGGGGGGACGGGCGCCAGCTCATCGACGCCACCAGCGTAGAAGACACCGCCCGGATGGTGGCGCGCGTCGCACTCGACCTGGGCGTGCCGGCGGGCAAGTTCGCGTTTGCAGGTGACCGCATTTCACTGCTCGACGCGGCCCGCGTCATCGAGCACCAGACCGGGCAGCCCTTCGCGCTCCACTCACTGGGTTCTGAAGCGGAGCTGCGCGCTGCACATACGGCTGCCCTTCAGGACACCTCGAATCCGTATGCTTCCGTGATGCTCGCCTATCAGCTGTACATGCTTACAGGGCAGACGAACCTGACACACCTCCAGAACGACCGCTATCCGGACATGCCTCTGGAGACCTTCACGCAGTTCGCCGCGCGGGCCCTGCCGCACACCTCGGTGGCGTGATTCACTGTTCCGCGCGCTCAGCCCTGAGGAGAATCCCATGACCGATTCAACGCCTTCTCTGGCCCTCCCTGGCTCCGTCGGCTTTCTTCATAGCGTCGACTCTGCTCCCGCCTACTGGTGGCTGGACATCCTCTGGATCGTCCTGGCGGACGCCCCAGCCACCGGTGGCCGCTTCTCCCTGATGGAGGAGTGGTTGCCCCAGGGTGCCGGCACCGGTCCGCACAAGCACACCTGGTCAGACGAAACGTACTACATGCTGGACGGCGAGATCACCTTCCTGATCGGCGACGAGATCAGGGTCGCCCGCACGGGTGACTTCCTGATGGTGCCCCGCGACACCCGACATGCGTTCCGGGTCGAGAGTGAAACGGCCCGCTTCCTGAATGGCTACACTCCTGCCAGTCTGGAGGCCGCTGTGATCGAGATGGCGATGCCCGCTCCCGAACGCGTGATCCCCCCCAAAGGCGCCACCCCGCCGCCGGCCATGACTCCTGCCCTGATGCGGCGCTACGGCATGGATACCGTGCCTGGACCAGATCCACTCCATCCGGAAGGTCACTGAGGATGACGAATCCTGACATCGTGTTGGCCGGTGCCGCCGGTGACCTCGGCACCCGGATCGCCCGCGCTCTCGTCCGCCGCGGCGATACAGTGCGGGCCCTGGTGCGTCCCGATCTCGCACCGGGTGACCGTGCCCACCTGACGGGCCTGGGCGTGACCCTCACGCCCGCCGATCCAGCGGACGTCTCGTCCCTGGCCGCCGTGATGCAGGGCGCCACCTGTGTCGTCTCCGCACTCAACGGCCTGCACGAGGTCATTGTGGATCGCCAGCGCGTGCTGCTCGAGGCGGCGGTGCGGGCAGGAGTGCCGCGCTTCATCCCCTCGGATTACTCGGAGGACTTCACCGCCACCACGCCAGGCGACAACCGCAACCTCGACCTGCGGCGCGAATTCATGACGTTGGCCGACCAGACTCCCCTCCAGGTGACGTCGATCCTGAATGGCGCCTTCATGGACATGCTGGGCGCCGAGATGCCGATTATCCAGCCCAGGATTCACCGGGTGCTGTACTGGATCAGCGCCGACCAGCCGCTGGACTTCACCACCAAGGATGATGTGGCGGCCTATGTGGCGGCGGCAGCGCTGGACGACACCACGCCACGGTTCCTGCGGATCGCCGGTGACACGCTCAGCGCGCGGGAGCTCGCCCGGGTGCTGAGCGACGTGACGGGTGAACCGTACAGAACGCTGCATGTCGGCAATCTGGGCCTGCTGGGGCTGATGATCAAGGTGGCGCAGCGGGTCGCCCCCCAGCCTGGCGAGCCGTTTCCGGCGTGGCAGGGCATGCAGTACATGCGCGACATGTTCAGCGGGCGGGGCAAGCTCCAGCCGCTCGACACGGACCGGTATCCGGAGGTGCGCTGGACGTCCGTGCACGAGCAGTTGAGCAACCACCGACCGGGGTGAGGGCGTCGTGTTGACATGTCCACGTCGGGGCTGCGGCCGGCGGTCTGAACCGCCCGTGACGCCTGAGACGCGCCGCGCTCACGTACTGGGTGGCTGGCAAGACCCGCGCGAGATCAGGGTGGTCGGGAGGCGGTGAACGCCCACCCCGCGTGCCGTGCCAGTGACGGCGTCAATGACCAGTTGTGCGGCCATGCGGCCCAGGCGCGTGGCGTCCTGCGCGATGACTGTCAGGGGCGATCAGGGTCGCCCAGCGGGCGTCGGTATAGGAGCGCCTCCTGAAGTGCTCAGGCGGCGCCGAGGAATGGAGATCCAGCGGAGCTTGGCCAGGCTGGGCGGGTGCGAACAGTGCCTGGGAACCGGCGGTCAGTTCCGGGCCGTGACCCATGAATCAACTCCTGTGCGCCGGCAGTACGCTTGGGTATGGCCACCAAACTGCGGATCATCCAGATTGACCGGGAAGAGATCGTGATCAAGGCCGCGACCGACAAGGTCATCACCGAGGCCAAGAAGGCCATGACGGCAGGTGGCGTCTTCACGGTCGAGAAAAAGGGTTGGGTGTATCACATCGCCGGGCAGCACATCATCCGGCTGGAAATCGAGCAGGACGATGATCAGGACGACGACAAGGCCTGAGGCCTGTCATCCCGCCAGGTGCTGTGCATGCTTGAGGGAAGGCGCCACCAGGGGTGATTGACGCCGGTTGGTTCGCAGCACGCCCGGCCAACCGCGTTGCTGACCTGCGTGTCCCGCCGCTGCTCAGCCTGCAGCATCGGCGCGCAGGGTCAACGCCCGGTCGATCAGCCCCGCCATGTCCTCCGGGTGGTGGAACACGCCGATCAGGGCCGTGCCGTCCTTCTTGAGCTGGGTCAGCCGCTCACGCAGGGCCGTCCGGGCGACGGCGTCGAGACTCGCAGTGGGCTCGTCGAGCAGGAGCAGCCGGGCTGGTAGAATCAGGGCGCGCGCGAGATTGACCTTCTGCTGCTCGCCGCCGCTGAAGGTGCTGGGGTAGGCCGTCCACAGGTCGCGTTTGAGTCCGAAGGTGCCCAGCAGGTCTTTGGCCTGGTCGTGGGCGTCCGGCCGGCCGTCGTCGAGCAGGGGCTCAGCCACCAGATCCACGGCCGTCACCCGCGGTCGCGGGCGCAGGAACTGGCTAACCATCCCGACCTCGCGGCGCCGCAGCAGGGTGATGTCCACGTCCGCCGCGCGAACCAGATCGATGCTGCCCAGGAGCGAGTGGTACAGCGCCTGCCCGCCGGTCGGCCGATAGGTGCGGTAAAGCGTGCGCAGCAGGGTGCTCTTCCCGACGCCGTTCGGCCCGGCCACCAGCAGGAATTCGCCAGCCTGAACCTGGAAGGTGAGCTGCGTGAAGGCGGGGATACGCCGACCGGTGTGGTGCACGTCGAAATGTTTGCTGAGGTTCCGGACATCGAGCAGGGTCATGGGTGCTCCTTGGAGGGCCGCTGGGCTCGGGCCTCGCCGCGGGCCGCCTGCCCACGGGCCAGCAGCAGGCCGAGTTCCATGGGCAGGGCACTGCGGAGGATGGCATCGGTCGCGCCCGCCAGGTCGTAATCCACCCGGCACAACTCCACGTGGAGGTTCGCCAGGTCGAGCACCGCGAATCGGGCGCGTGGGTCGCCGTTCACACTGCGCCCCACGGATCCCGGGTTGATGATCAGGGTCTCGGCGCAGGAGTGCACGAAGGCCTGGTGGGAATGGCCGAGTATCACCACGTCTGACTTCAGCTGCCGCGCCAGCGCTTCGAGGACAGCGGGAACGTCCGGGGTGAGCTGTTCGTCGAGGCGACTCAGCCCGCCATGCAACACCGTGACGCTGTGCCCGGCCAGGGGCAGGCGCATCAGGCGGGGCAGGCCGCGCAGGTACGCCCGGTGCTCCTCGAGCAGCTCGGCCTGCGTCCACTCCAGCGCGGCGCGGCGCAGGATCTCCGTGTGCGGCGTGCCGGGCGTGAGGTTCGCGCGGGTCAGCCGCCAGCCACACGCCTGATCCTGGTTGCCCAGCACGCTGGGAATGGCCTCGGCCCGCAGGCGCAGCACCAGGTCGTTCGGGTGGGCGGCATAGCCCACCAGGTCGCCGGCGCACAGGGTCGTGTACACCTCGAACCGGCCCAGTTCGGCCAGCACGGCGTCCAGCGCATGCCGGTTGCCCTGGATGTCCGCAATCAGGCCGATCCTCACGCGTATCGCTCCACAAAGGTATGGACGTTCCCACGCAGGTCGTCCAGGCGCTCACGGAGCTGCTCATGCGTCCAGTCCCACCACGCGCTGGCCAGCAGCCGATCGGCGGTCGGTTCGTCGAAGCGCCGACGCAGGAACCGGGCGGGCACGCCTGCCACCACGGTGTACGGGGCCACGTCCCGCGTGACGACCGCGCCGGCGCCGACGGCCGCCCCGGTGCCGACGGTCACGCCGGACAGCACCGTGACGCCGTGGCCGATCCACACGTCATGCCCGAGGGTCACCGGTCGGGCGCGGCGGCGCTCGAAGAACGCCTCGTCGTCCTCACCCAGGCCGTAGTCGGCAGCGCGGTAGGTCAGGTGGTGTGCGGTGGGACGTTCCAGCGGGTGGTTGCCGGGATTCAGGCGGACGCCGGCCGCGACCGAGCAGAACTTCCCGACCACGCTGTGAATCGCCTGGACGCCTTCCATCACGTAGGAGTAGTCGCCCAGCACCATGTCGGTGAGGTGGCACCCTGCCGCGACCTCCGTCCACGCGCCCAGGCGGCAGTCCTGGACGACGGCGCTCGGGTGCACGGTGGGCTGGACGGTCAGGCGGGACGCGGGCATCACAGCTTGGCGTGCACGAGCTGCTGGGTGTAGGGGTGCAGCGGATCCTCGAGCACCTGATCCACCAGACCGACCTCCACCACCTGCCCGCCGCGCATGACCATCACGCGGTCGGCCAGGGTGCGGATTACGCCCAGATCGTGGGACACGATCACCATGGCTACGTCCAGTTCACGCCGCACGCGCCGCAGTGTGTCGAGCACCAGGGCCTGCACGCTGACATCCAGGCCGGTGGTGGGCTCGTCGAGCAGCAGCAGGGCGGGCCTGAGCGCGATGGCCTTGGCGAGCTGCACCCGCTGCTGCATACCGCCCGACAGCTCGATCGGAGGATCATCCAGCCGGGCCAGCGGAAACTCGGACGCGGCGAGCGACACCCGTCCGGCCTCGCGCAGCGCCGCGAAGGACCGCTCTCCCGCCAGCACCAGGCGCTCGGCGACATTCCCGGATGAGGTATGCCGCATGCGCAGGCCCAGGTACGGATTCTGGTACACGATCCCGATGTGCCGCACGCGCAGCTCACGCCGCTCGAAGCGCGACAGGCTCAGCAGGTCACGGCCAGCGTTGCCAGGAACGTCCAGGTGGTAGGTGCCCGCGTCGACGCCCTCCTCGAGGTTCAGGACGCGCAGCAGGCTGCTCTTGCCGCTGCCGCTCTCGCCCACGATGCCCAGCACCTCGCGGGGGTGCACGGTCACGTCCACGCCGGCGAGGGCCGTGACCGAACCATACGAGCGCGTGAGGCCACGCGCCCGCAGCACCGGCGGTGCGAGCATCAGCTGCGGCGCCAGCAGATCACCGGGAAGCTCAGCGGTCAAGGACGCCGTCATGGTAGAACCTCCCCTCGTCGTCGAAATAGGTGGCGCCTGGCGCGGTGGCCTCGCCCTGCTGACGTCGCAGCAGCGTCTCGCCGTAGCCGGCGTCGGACAGCTCGAAGCGCGAGCTGCCGTCGTCCTGGGGCAGCTCGTTCATGAACTTCTGCCGCGCCCCGGTGCGGAAGCACGCCTTGCCGGCCATGTCCTCGACCCGGTAGGGCACATCGTCGAATTGCAGGGGCCGCACGTCGGTATAGGGCGGCACGGCGTACAGCCGCTTCTCGCGTCCGGCCGAGAGAATCGTCAGGTGGGCGGCCTGGTGCAGTTTCGGCACGTCCCAGCGCGGAATGGGACTCGGGCTGATGACGTAGCGGCCGTGCACCAGCGCCGGGTAGCTCGCGCCCTGGATGATCCAGCCGTACTGCACCAGCTGCTCGTATAGGCCCAGCCACATCAGCCCGTAGTCGGCGTCGGCGTGCAGCTGCCGCGCGGCAGAGATGTCGCTCTCCACGGCGCGCAGCGGTTCGGGATCTGGCACCTGCAGCACCAGCACCTGCCCGGCGCGCAATACCTCTTCCGGTACGCGGTGGCGGGACTGGATCAGCGTGGCCTGGGTGGCGTCGGTGGTCGTGGGCACCCCGGTCATGCGGGCAATGAAGCGGCGCAGGTTCGCGGCGTTCACGGAGTCGTCGGCGCCCTGGTCGATCACCTTGACGGTGTCGTCCGGGCCGACCAGGGCGAGCGTGGCCTGGAGCCCGCCGGTGCCCCAGCCGCGCGCGATGGGCACCTCACGGCTCGCATACGGGATCTGGTGCCCCGGCAGCGCGACCGCCCTGAGCATGCTGCGGCGCAGCTCCCGCTTGGCCGACTCGTCCAGGAAGGCGTAGGTATGGTCTTGCCAGGGATGGGCGAGGTCAGCGAGGGTCGGCGTGGAAGGCGAGGCGCTGGTCATGCGCCGGCCTCCGCCGCGGTCCGGTTTACGGCGCCCGGATCGGCGCGCACCTGCCGCATGGCCTCCAGCGCCGACTGGAACGTCACGTAGTGCGGGAGTTTGAAGTGAATGCAGAAGCCTGAGGCCTCGACGCCCTCGGTGTGGTACAGCACGAATTCCGGCGTGTGGGCCGGATGGGTCGGGGCCCCGCTGTGCGCCTGCCGGTTCATGTTCATGTCCAGGGTGGCGGCGGCGATGGTCTTGACCTCGTTCCAGCCGAGTGTGGCGCTGAAGCCCAGGGCCAGCTCCGGGCGCGCGCCGTCGCCCGCGAACTCAGTGACGATCTCCGCCTGCGAGACCCGCACGCGGCCGGCGCTGAACACCGTGCCGGTGACCGGGTGGATCAGCTGGACGTCGGCGTACCCAAGACGGACTTCGTTCACCGTCGGGTGGATCAGGCCATACCCGCGCATGATCGAGTACCCCAGCGCGAGCGTACCGCCGGTGTCCGAGCGGGCGAGCCCCTGGAGCAGCTGGGCGCGGGGGGCGGGAAACAGCAGGGGCTCACGGGTCTGATCCGGGATCTGATCCGGGGAAACGTCCTCGGGTGTGACAGGGGGCAGCAGGCCCGCCGCGCGCTGCCAGTCGGCCAGGGCCGGGTAATGGCGCGGCGCCGGCGCGGCGGCAGCCTTTACGACCATATGTCGGGTTTCTCCGCGCTGGATCACGCCGAGGTCGAGCACCCGGTGGCTGTAGTCGAGCGTCGGGCCGAGCACTTGACCGCCAGGGATGTCCTTGAAGGCCGCCGAGATGCGCCGTACCGTCAGCACGCCACCCTGCTCGGTGATGCGGGCGTACGCGAGCCGGGGCTGGGTGGTGCGGTAGGCGCGCAGCAGCAGCGTCGCCTCGTAGAGGTCGCCGCCGGTCTGCGCCAGCGCCAGCGCCGCGAGCTCCGGCGCATACAGTGACGCTTCGCCCATCACGCGGTCGAGCAGGTAGGGCAGGGCGTCCTGCACGGCCTGCACCCGCGCCGGGGTCAGGGGGCCATTGAGCCCGTGGAAGAGGGCCTCGGCCTCGAGGATGGCGGCCTCTCCGCCCCGGGCGGCGACGTACGCCATTCAGTCCACCTCCACACGGGTGGTGCGTGGCAGGCCGGCGACCGCGTCTGGTGCCACCAGGAAGGCGTCCCAGCCCAGGGGGTACGACAGCGCGGCCAGCCGCTGCGTCCAGAAGGCCGGCGGCAGGCCGAGCGCGGCGCGGCGCACGCCGGAGATGCCGGGGCCCCGCAGGGTGACAGCGTCTCCCACGAAGGTCGTTCCGATGATCACGGTCGCGGCGCGCTGGGGTTCCAGGGGATCGCCGCGCCGCGCTTCGCGCAGGGCAGCCAGCGCGGCGTCATCGAGCACAGGAAAGAAGATGTAGTCGGCCTCGTGGGCCGGCAGCGGACGGGCGCCCGTATCGCCCAGGCGGGCGCGCAGGGCGGCGTCAGGCGTGTGGAAGCTGGTCTCCAGGTCGAGCAGCGTCTCGCCGATCAGCGCGAACGGGTCGTGGCCGGCAGGCAGCGCGATCACCTCGCCCGGACTGGAGAGGGCGGCCAGGAGGGCGCGGAAGGTCACCAGGGTGCGGGCGGCCATGGGCGTCTGGGTGGGCGCGGCGTGAACCGGGTGGACCGTCATCAGAAGGTCTCCATATGGACGCGGGTGGCCTCGACCTGACGCAGCAACGTGTCGGTGTCGTGATCCTGCTGCGCGGCGTGCTGAACCAGGAAGGGACGCAGCAGTCCCTCGAAGCCGCCGTGCTGCGCGGCCAGATCGAGCAGGGCGACGGCCAGCGCCTGCTCCAGGTCGCGGCCCAGGCACGCGCCGTAGCCCGTCAGGTTCGCCTGCCGCACGTGGCCCTCGGCGACCAGCACCTCGCCGAGGTGGAAGGGCGCGCCGCTCACCGTGTCGCGGTAGGGCAACATGACCAGTCCAGTGCGGTTGTGCACGACGTTCAGTGGGCCGTGACGCTGCAGATCCGGGAGGACCTGGTCGGCGAGCGCCTTGACTGCGTGGGCCGGGGCTGCCGCGAGCACGCTCAGCCAGCGGTGCTGATCCCAGGGGGCGGACATGGCCCCAGCCGTGGTGTCGTCGCTCATTTGCCCTCCTCGGCGCCACGCGGATCCGCTCCACCTGAATGGAACCCGGCCGCTGACGTTGCTCCCGAACGTAGGCGCGGCGGGTCAGCGGACCGTCACCGCGCGGTCAGGGCCGGGTCAAGGCGGTTCAGCGGCAGCGGCCGGAGGGAAACGCGCGCCGACAAGTCCACAGGCGTCTGGCGAGGGCAGGTGCCGTTGGGGAACACCTGACCGTCGGCTGATCGCCCGGTGACCTCGCACTGACGTTGGCCGCCTAGCGTGGCGAACGGTGAGGAGGCGACGATGATCGAAACCAGAGCGCTGCACGTGGCCTTCCGTGGCCGCCCCGCGCTACACGACGTGAGCGTGGCGTTCGGGGGAGGCTTCACGGCGATCATCGGGCCGAGCGGGGCGGGGAAGAGCACCCTGATGCGGGCCATGAACGGGCTCGTGCCCAGCACCTCAGGGCAGGTGCTCCTCCAGGGGGAGCCGCTGGGCCGGCGCCACAGCGCCGCGCTGCGTTCCCAGCAA includes these proteins:
- a CDS encoding ATP-binding cassette domain-containing protein translates to MTAELPGDLLAPQLMLAPPVLRARGLTRSYGSVTALAGVDVTVHPREVLGIVGESGSGKSSLLRVLNLEEGVDAGTYHLDVPGNAGRDLLSLSRFERRELRVRHIGIVYQNPYLGLRMRHTSSGNVAERLVLAGERSFAALREAGRVSLAASEFPLARLDDPPIELSGGMQQRVQLAKAIALRPALLLLDEPTTGLDVSVQALVLDTLRRVRRELDVAMVIVSHDLGVIRTLADRVMVMRGGQVVEVGLVDQVLEDPLHPYTQQLVHAKL
- a CDS encoding cupin domain-containing protein; the protein is MTDSTPSLALPGSVGFLHSVDSAPAYWWLDILWIVLADAPATGGRFSLMEEWLPQGAGTGPHKHTWSDETYYMLDGEITFLIGDEIRVARTGDFLMVPRDTRHAFRVESETARFLNGYTPASLEAAVIEMAMPAPERVIPPKGATPPPAMTPALMRRYGMDTVPGPDPLHPEGH
- a CDS encoding NmrA family NAD(P)-binding protein, translating into MAQTVLLVGATGMLGGRIAHHLLLQPDTTVRLLVRAADTPARLAALRPLRDQGAQLIVGDLADTASLDRATQEIDVIISAVQGGPEVIVGGQVALAQSGARQGVRRMLPSDYALDLFNATPGEHAMFDLRRTADEQIAATGIEQVNVLQGAFMEMFAPGAGVFDYDAGTVSFWGDGRQLIDATSVEDTARMVARVALDLGVPAGKFAFAGDRISLLDAARVIEHQTGQPFALHSLGSEAELRAAHTAALQDTSNPYASVMLAYQLYMLTGQTNLTHLQNDRYPDMPLETFTQFAARALPHTSVA
- a CDS encoding metallophosphoesterase family protein yields the protein MRIGLIADIQGNRHALDAVLAELGRFEVYTTLCAGDLVGYAAHPNDLVLRLRAEAIPSVLGNQDQACGWRLTRANLTPGTPHTEILRRAALEWTQAELLEEHRAYLRGLPRLMRLPLAGHSVTVLHGGLSRLDEQLTPDVPAVLEALARQLKSDVVILGHSHQAFVHSCAETLIINPGSVGRSVNGDPRARFAVLDLANLHVELCRVDYDLAGATDAILRSALPMELGLLLARGQAARGEARAQRPSKEHP
- a CDS encoding phosphonate C-P lyase system protein PhnL, with translation MTLLDVRNLSKHFDVHHTGRRIPAFTQLTFQVQAGEFLLVAGPNGVGKSTLLRTLYRTYRPTGGQALYHSLLGSIDLVRAADVDITLLRRREVGMVSQFLRPRPRVTAVDLVAEPLLDDGRPDAHDQAKDLLGTFGLKRDLWTAYPSTFSGGEQQKVNLARALILPARLLLLDEPTASLDAVARTALRERLTQLKKDGTALIGVFHHPEDMAGLIDRALTLRADAAG
- a CDS encoding alpha-D-ribose 1-methylphosphonate 5-phosphate C-P-lyase PhnJ; this encodes MTSASPSTPTLADLAHPWQDHTYAFLDESAKRELRRSMLRAVALPGHQIPYASREVPIARGWGTGGLQATLALVGPDDTVKVIDQGADDSVNAANLRRFIARMTGVPTTTDATQATLIQSRHRVPEEVLRAGQVLVLQVPDPEPLRAVESDISAARQLHADADYGLMWLGLYEQLVQYGWIIQGASYPALVHGRYVISPSPIPRWDVPKLHQAAHLTILSAGREKRLYAVPPYTDVRPLQFDDVPYRVEDMAGKACFRTGARQKFMNELPQDDGSSRFELSDAGYGETLLRRQQGEATAPGATYFDDEGRFYHDGVLDR
- a CDS encoding NmrA family NAD(P)-binding protein; protein product: MTNPDIVLAGAAGDLGTRIARALVRRGDTVRALVRPDLAPGDRAHLTGLGVTLTPADPADVSSLAAVMQGATCVVSALNGLHEVIVDRQRVLLEAAVRAGVPRFIPSDYSEDFTATTPGDNRNLDLRREFMTLADQTPLQVTSILNGAFMDMLGAEMPIIQPRIHRVLYWISADQPLDFTTKDDVAAYVAAAALDDTTPRFLRIAGDTLSARELARVLSDVTGEPYRTLHVGNLGLLGLMIKVAQRVAPQPGEPFPAWQGMQYMRDMFSGRGKLQPLDTDRYPEVRWTSVHEQLSNHRPG
- a CDS encoding carbon-phosphorus lyase complex subunit PhnI, which codes for MAYVAARGGEAAILEAEALFHGLNGPLTPARVQAVQDALPYLLDRVMGEASLYAPELAALALAQTGGDLYEATLLLRAYRTTQPRLAYARITEQGGVLTVRRISAAFKDIPGGQVLGPTLDYSHRVLDLGVIQRGETRHMVVKAAAAPAPRHYPALADWQRAAGLLPPVTPEDVSPDQIPDQTREPLLFPAPRAQLLQGLARSDTGGTLALGYSIMRGYGLIHPTVNEVRLGYADVQLIHPVTGTVFSAGRVRVSQAEIVTEFAGDGARPELALGFSATLGWNEVKTIAAATLDMNMNRQAHSGAPTHPAHTPEFVLYHTEGVEASGFCIHFKLPHYVTFQSALEAMRQVRADPGAVNRTAAEAGA
- a CDS encoding DapH/DapD/GlmU-related protein, with product MPASRLTVQPTVHPSAVVQDCRLGAWTEVAAGCHLTDMVLGDYSYVMEGVQAIHSVVGKFCSVAAGVRLNPGNHPLERPTAHHLTYRAADYGLGEDDEAFFERRRARPVTLGHDVWIGHGVTVLSGVTVGTGAAVGAGAVVTRDVAPYTVVAGVPARFLRRRFDEPTADRLLASAWWDWTHEQLRERLDDLRGNVHTFVERYA
- a CDS encoding helix-turn-helix domain-containing protein; protein product: MTWLLSSPTDVLAQLETTVVQRWAGSVTQYGCLCCGGFGRQRQHVIHTPDCGLTVLRAHVDAYLGGGEVGAAARERLRGLSDRNAQVLALVAEGLTNRDISARLGLSDRTVRNYLTQMFAVLDVHSRTQLARLAWQADLRTLVE
- a CDS encoding substrate-binding domain-containing protein; this encodes MTVIAQDATRLGRMAAQLVIDAVTGTARGVGVHRLPTTLISRGSCQPPST
- a CDS encoding MarR family winged helix-turn-helix transcriptional regulator is translated as MTAAAPSSQPTDAPAESDPTFPASFLNHLGFVINKVGERLNRQAEQVTLPHGLNVRQYGLLLLLQREGPQAQIVLSQRVGVDRTSVMRTVDLLEQRGLVRRDADPSDRRKHSVALTDAGTALLEQTLADVHRAEGEVTAALSAEEQALLLGLLTRLLPH